A region of Cucumis melo cultivar AY chromosome 2, USDA_Cmelo_AY_1.0, whole genome shotgun sequence DNA encodes the following proteins:
- the LOC103491976 gene encoding nonsense-mediated mRNA decay factor SMG7, producing MAKMSASASSSWERAQRLYEKNIELENRRRRSAQARIPSDPNAWQQIRENYEAIILEDYAFSEQHNIEYALWQLHYKRIEELRGHLTAGSNNAQGVPTRPDRISKIRLQFKTFLSEATGFYHDLILKIRAKYGLPLGFFSEDADNRMATDKDGKKSADMKKGLISCHRCLIYLGDLARYKGSYGDVDSKNREYTAASSYYLQAASLWPSSGNPHHQLAILASYSGDELVAVYRYFRSLAVDSPFSTARDNLIVAFEKNRHSHSQLSGTAKTPPKKESPIRFSGKGRKGEVKLATKDSSTEPPKESAVSPQDLFKSFCIRFVRLNGILFTRTSLETFTEVLSLVISNFSELLACGPEEELLFGTDTAENSLIIVRIVAILIFTVHNVNKETEGQTYSEIVQRAVLIQNAHLAVFELMGSILDRCSQLRDPLSSFFLPGLLVFVEWLACCPEIAANGEVDDKQATARSKFWNLCISFFNKLLSSGSVSLDDDEDETCFFNLSKYEEGETENRLALWEDLELRGFLPLLPAQTVLDFSRKHSGSDGNKEKVARIKRILAAGKALASVVKIDQEPIYYNSKMKMFCTGVEPQVPNDFFVPSSSSMIPSSGSAIQETQVEKTNNLAVGKPSSQLVLEGEEEDEVIVFKPLVAEKRIELADSYRSGYEGLLLGRNSSGGDLRSYGGVMTSSDDVYQSNGFESSSQAPVTAANINTLHWQTIQPTASKWPLEQEACLVDSLQSLRLLENGNGMKTDLQNDVTMFNPAAHMMPIKQAVNNDVFYSDKKPIGALVQSRNDVPASFGGIIDPMTTGAFSSLQTGLRKNPVGRPVRHLGPPPGFNHVPTKHANESLPGSEFRSENQMMDDYSWLDGYQLPSSTKDSANAVHLTSHMTAQQIGVSNMLSATINFPFPGKQVPNVQSPIGKQKGWPDFQVLEQLRQHNEQHLQPHQQLVNGGNQHFSSLPEQYPGQSIWTGRYFM from the exons ATGGCTAAAATGTCTGCTTCCGCCTCTTCATCGTGGGAGCGTGCTCAACGCCTTTATGAGAAG AATATTGAGTTGGAAAATCGACGTAGAAGGTCAGCTCAGGCTCGAATTCCATCAGATCCCAATGCATGGCAACAAATACGTGAAAATTATGAAGCAATAATCCTCGAGGATTATGCTTTCTCTGAACAGCACAATATTGAATATGCTCTGTGGCAGTTGCATTACAAGCGAATTGAGGAGCTTAGGGGACATTTGACTGCTGGTtctaacaatgctcaaggcgTGCCTACAAGGCCTGACAGAATTTCAAAAATAAGATTGCAGTTCAAAACATTTCTTTCTGAAGCTACTGGATTTTACCATGATTTAATATTGAAAATCAGAGCAAAGTATGGGCTCCCTTTGGGTTTTTTCTCGGAGGATGCAGACAACCGTATGGCTACAGATAAAGATGGAAAGAAGTCTGCCGACATGAAGAAAGGTCTCATTTCTTGTCATCGTTGTTTGATATACTTGGGTGATCTTGCTCGCTACAAAGGGTCATACGGGGATGTCGATTCAAAAAATCGGGAGTATACTGCAGCTTCAAGTTACTATCTGCAAGCAGCATCACTTTGGCCATCAAGTGGCAATCCTCATCATCAG CTTGCTATATTAGCTTCATACTCAGGAGATGAGTTGGTTGCTGTTTATCGATATTTCCGTAGTTTGGCTGTCGATTCCCCATTTTCTACTGCCAGAGATAATTTGATTGTTGCGTTTGAGAAG AACCGTCATAGCCATTCCCAGCTGTCAGGGACAGCTAAAACTCCTCCGAAGAAGGAATCACCTATTCGATTTAGTGGAAAAGGACGGAAGGGAGAAGTAAAGCTTGCAACCAAAGATTCTAGCACTGAACCCCCAAAGGAGAGTGCGGTATCTCCACAAGATCTTTTTAAATCCTTTTGCATTAGATTTGTTCGTCTAAATGGAATTCTTTTCACACGCACAAG CCTAGAGACCTTTACAGAGGTTCTCTCATTGGTTATCAGTAATTTCTCCGAACTTTTGGCTTGTGGACCTGAAGAGGAACTGCTTTTTGGAACTGATACTGCTGAGAACAGTCTCATCATAGTTAGAATTGTTGCAATTCTTATATTCACGGTCCACAATGTGAATAAAGAAACTGAAGGACAGACGTATTCAGAAATTGTACAACGGGCTGTGTTGATCCAGAATGCACATCTTGCAGTCTTTGAGTTGATGGGCTCTATTCTAGATAGATGTTCCCAGTTGCGTGATCCTTTGTCAAGTTTTTTTCTGCCTGGCCTTCTAGTTTTTGTTGAATGGTTGGCATGTTGTCCAGAAATTGCAGCAAACGGTGAAGTGGATGATAAACAGGCAACTGCTAGATCAAAATTTTGGAACCTTTGCATCTCCTTCTTCAATAAGCTTTTGTCGAGTGGTTCTGTGTCTTTAGATGATGATGAGGATGAGACATGCTTTTTTAACCTCAGTAAATACGAAGAGGGCGAAACTGAAAATCGGCTTGCATTGTGGGAGGATCTCGAATTAAGGGGATTCTTGCCACTTCTTCCTGCACAGACGGTATTGGATTTTTCAAGGAAGCATTCTGGAAGTGATGGCAACAAAGAGAAGGTTGCTCGCATTAAAAGGATTCTGGCTGCGGGGAAGGCTTTAGCAAGTGTAGTCAAGATTGATCAGGAACCAATATACTACAATTCAAAGATGAAAATGTTTTGTACCGGTGTTGAACCTCAAGTGCCAAATGATTTTTTCGTTCCATCGTCTTCTAGCATGATTCCTAGTTCAGGCAGTGCAATTCAAGAAACTCAAGTGGAGAAAACAAACAATTTGGCTGTCGGTAAGCCAAGTTCACAGCTAGTTTTGGAAGGGGAAGAGGAGGATGAAGTAATTGTCTTCAAGCCTTTAGTTGCTGAGAAGCGAATTGAACTTGCTGATTCATACCGGTCAGGTTATGAGGGTTTGCTACTTGGAAGAAATTCGTCTGGAGGTGATCTGAGATCCTATGGTGGTGTGATGACCTCTTCCGATGATGTTTACCAATCAAATGGTTTTGAGTCGAGTTCTCAAGCACCTGTGACTGCTGCCAATATTAACACCCTCCATTGGCAAACAATTCAGCCGACTGCATCCAAATGGCCACTTGAACAAGAAGCTTGTCTTGTTGACAGCTTGCAAAGTTTGAGGTTATTGGAGAATGGGAATGGGATGAAAACTGATCTTCAGAATGATGTAACCATGTTCAATCCTGCAGCTCACATGATGCCTATCAAGCAAGCTGTTAATAATGATGTTTTTTACAGTGACAAAAAGCCCATAGGAGCTCTTGTACAATCTAGGAATGATGTGCCTGCCTCCTTTGGAGGCATCATTGACCCAATGACTACAGGTGCATTTTCTAGCCTTCAAACAGGGTTGAGGAAAAACCCAGTTGGTCGACCAGTTAGGCATCTTGGACCTCCTCCTGGATTCAACCATGTTCCAACTAAGCATGCTAATGAATCCCTTCCTGGTTCGGAGTTTAGAAGTGAGAATCAGATGATGGATGATTATAGCTGGTTGGATGGATATCAGCTGCCCTCTTCTACAAAAGACTCTGCTAATGCTGTGCATCTCACCTCTCATATGACTGCTCAGCAAATTGGTGTTAGTAATATGTTGAGTGCAACAATCAACTTCCCTTTTCCTGGAAAACAAGTTCCAAATGTGCAGTCTCCAATAGGAAAACAGAAAGGCTGGCCTGATTTTCAGGTGCTTGAGCAGCTAAGACAACACAATGAACAACATTTGCAGCCTCATCAACAGCTTGTGAATGGTGGTAACCAACACTTTAGTTCGCTGCCTGAGCAATATCCAGGGCAGTCTATATGGACAGGTCGTTACTTCATGTGA
- the LOC103491975 gene encoding rho GTPase-activating protein 7 translates to MSASLAAFERPRAGASNTVFKSGPLFISSKGLGWKSWKKRWFILTRTSLVFFKNDPSALPQRGGEVNLTLGGIDLNNSGSVVVREDKKLLTVLFPDGRDGRAFTLKAETSDDLFEWKTALEQALAQAPSAALVMGHNGIFRSDTSDKIDSSFHPWRDKRPVKSLVVGRPILLALEDIDGGPSFLEKALRFLETFGTKVEGILRQSADVEEVDRRVQEYEQGKTEFGSDEDAHVIGDCIKHILRELPSSPVPASCCTALLEAYKIDRKEARINAMRSSILETFPEPNRRLLQRVLKMMHTISSHAHENRMTPSAVAACMAPLLLRPLLAGECELEDEFDVSGDNSAQLLAAANAANNAQAIVTTLLEEFENIFDDENLHRCSISADSQIENSGSDDSTDDENLDVKGNGYHNVENGVDPDTDDDPERVLSGKLSESSGYAGSDLYDYKAFGGDDSDVGSPRENHDLAQSSNSCLDHHKNSDTNVQPIGDQSKQKKGNVNSLTEMETPNISLAGESYRSMGEILNSMDPGNESSSGKPVGKVSSSNINAKRTTFWGRSSARKTPSIESVDSSGEEELAIQRLEMTKNDLQQRIAKEARGNAILQASLERRKQALHERRLALEQDVSRLQEQLQAERDLRAALEVGLSMSSGQFNNSRGMDSKTRAELEEIALAEADVARLKQKVAELHHQLNQQRQHNYGSLSDACDRYQHVQNHGSQLRFLQQDFDSTLAFVNHERKQRNEEGLMGSDWRNIKGQVLGSANSNKPTPRKLFVDSLSPSDSKSTEVSTSMSVDELAVDSASLPSTSKAGEVLDYTRHSTVPSSTLVELTTRLDFFKERRSQLMEQLHNLDLNYGASSSQDFIYKQPPSPPWK, encoded by the exons ATGTCTGCTTCATTGGCGGCTTTTGAGCGTCCCAGAGCTGGGGCTTCGAATACG GTTTTCAAGAGTGGCCCGCTTTTTATATCATCCAAAG GACTAGGCTGGAAATCTTGGAAGAAGCGCTGGTTCATCCTTACACGCACTTCCCTTGTGTTCTTTAAAAACGATCCT AGTGCACTTCCTCAAAGAGGGGGTGAAGTAAATCTTACTTTGGGGGGCATAGACTTGAATAATTCAGGGAG TGTTGTTGTTAGAGAGGATAAGAAGCTCTTGACTGTATTGTTTCCTGATGGTCGTGATGGACGAGCTTTCACTCTCAAG GCCGAGACCTCAGATGATCTGTTTGAATGGAAAACTGCACTGGAACAAGCCCTTGCACAAGCACCGAGTGCTGCCCTTGTCATGGGACATAATGGGATTTTTCGGAGTGACACTAGTGACAAAATTGACAGCTCCTTCCATCCAT GGAGGGATAAGCGTCCTGTTAAATCTTTGGTGGTGGGAAGACCTATTTTACTTGCATTGGAAGATATTGATGGAGGTCCATCTTTCCTTGAGAAGGCACTTCGGTTTCTTGAAACATTCG GCACTAAGGTAGAAGGCATTTTGCGGCAATCTGCAGATGTTGAAGAGGTAGACCGTAGAGTACAAGAATATGAACAAG GCAAGACAGAGTTTGGTTCTGATGAGGATGCTCATGTAATTGGTGATTGTATCAAG CACATTCTAAGAGAGCTTCCATCATCACCAGTCCCAGCTTCGTGCTGCACTGCGTTACTCGAAGCTTATA AAATTGATCGAAAAGAGGCACGGATTAATGCCATGCGATCATCTATATTGGAGACTTTTCCTGAACCAAACCGGCGTTTGTTACAAAG AGTCTTAAAGATGATGCATACCATTTCTTCTCATGCTCACGAGAACCGGATGACTCCATCTGCTGTTGCTGCTTGCATGGCACCTTTGCTTTTACGGCCTTTATTAGCTGGTGAATGTGAGTTGGAAGATGAGTTTGATGTAAGTGGTGATAACTCTGCCCAGTTGCTAGCTGCTGCCAATGCGGCCAACAATGCCCAAGCAATTGTTACAACACTTTTGGAGGAGTTTGAGAATATTTTTGAT GATGAGAATTTACACAGATGCTCAATTTCAGCCGATTCTCAGATAGAAAATAGCGGAAGTGATGACTCCACTGATGATGAAAATCTTGATGTGAAAGGAAATGGCTATCACAATGTGGAAAATGGGGTTGATCCAGACACAGATGACGATCCTGAGCGTGTGCTTAGTGGGAAATTGAGTGAAAGTAGTGGCTATGCTGGAAGTGATCTTTATGACTATAAG GCTTTTGGAGGTGATGATTCGGATGTTGGATCCCCAAGAGAGAACCATGATTTAGCTCAGAGTTCAAATTCGTGTCTTGATCATCATAAGAACTCTGATACCAATGTTCAACCGATTGGGGACCAAAGCAAACAAAAGAAAGGAAATGTAAACTCTTTGACTGAGATGGAAACTCCAAATATCTCACTTGCTGGCGAATCTTACCGATCAATGGGagaaattttaaattcaatggATCCTGGAAATGAGTCAAGTTCTGGGAAGCCAGTTGGTAAAGTTTCAAGCTCTAATATTAATGCTAAGAGAACAACTTTCTGGGGAAGGAGCAGt GCCAGAAAGACGCCCTCTATTGAGTCGGTAGATTCTTCTGGAGAAGAAGA GCTTGCTATTCAGAGGCTTGAGATGACAAAAAATGACCTGCAACAGAGGATTGCGAAGGAG GCTAGAGGAAATGCAATTTTACAAGCCAGCTTGGAAAGAAGGAAACAAGCTTTGCATGAACGACGGTTGGCACTTGAACAAGAT GTTTCAAGATTACAAGAGCAATTGCAAGCAGAAAGAGATCTTAGAGCTGCTTTGGAAGTTGGCCTAAGCATGTCTTCTGGACAATTTAATAATTCACGTGGCATGGATTCAAAG ACaagggctgagcttgaggagaTTGCTCTTGCTGAAGCAGATGTGGCTCGGTTAAAGCAGAAAGTTGCTGAGCTCCACCACCAGTTGAATCAGCAACGCCAACACAACTATGGTTCTTTATCTGATGCATGTGACCGATATCAGCATGTTCAGAATCATGGCTCCCAACT GAGATTTCTTCAGCAAGATTTTGACTCGACACTCGCTTTTGTTAATCATGAAAGGAAACAAAGGAATGAG GAAGGTTTGATGGGAAGTGATTGGAGAAATATCAAAGGACAAGTATTAGGATCTGCCAATAGTAATAAACCAACTCCACGGAAGCTATTTGTGGATTCACTAAGCCCAAGTGACTCCAAAAGCACCGAGGTTTCAACTAGCATGTCTGTGGATGAACTTGCTGTTGATTCTGCGTCTTTGCCTTCTACTTCAAAAGCAGGAGAG GTTTTGGATTACACAAGACATTCAACAGTGCCTTCCTCGACATTGGTAGAATTAACGACACGGCTGGATTTCTTCAAGGAGAGACGTTCTCAGTTGATGGAGCAGCTCCATAATCTCGATTTAAATTATGGTGCATCATCCTCACAAGACTTCATCTATAAACAACCGCCATCTCCGCCATGGAAATAA